AAGAACACCCCGATCTCGAGGTGGGGTCCTATCCGGACGGGCCGGTGGTGCTCGTGACGGTCGAGGGGCCCGACCGGGAAGGTGTCGAGCGGGCGGTCGAGCGCCTCCGCCGGCTCACGAGCCGCTGGCGCGCACCCTCCTGACCCCCGTTTGCCCGCCGCGCCCGGCGGCACGAGATTCCCCGGCGGAGGTTCACCGCCATGAGGGGACGCACCACTCTGCCGCCGCGCTCATGGGGCCACGCGGCCGTCTTCGAGCGCTGGTACCGCCTGGGGGTCGAGCTGGCTCGCTCGGGGGAATACGCCCAGGCGCTCGATCCGCTGGAGCGCGCCCTGGCGCACGCGAGGCTCCAGCCGGGCCTCGGCGTCACTCCGCACCTGCGCTCGTTCTACGGCCTGGCCCTGGCGCACGCGGAGGGCGACCTGGACCGGGGAAGGCGCCTGTGCGAGGAGGCGGTGCGGGCCTGCCCGATGGAGGCGGAGTTGTACGTGAACGCGGCCCGCGTCTATCTCCTCCTCCCGCGCAAGGACCTCGCGGTGGAGGCTCTCGAAACGGCGCTGGCGCTCGAGCCCGACTGCGCCCCGGCCCAGCGGCTCCTGGCCTCTCTCGGACGTCGCCGGCCCCCCGTCTTCTCTTTCCTCCCGCGCCAGCACCCTCTCAACCGCTACGCCGGGCTTCTGCGCGCCCGGCTGCTTCCCTCCAGCCGGCAACGCCCCGGGCGCAGCTCCTGAGAGGCCGTCCCGGCGACCGCCGCCGGCGCCGGCCGGCCTGCGGCCCCGGTGCGGGCGGCGCCCCGCGGACAGGCGCGGGCCGCGAACGTCACAGGCCGAGTTCCGCGGCGAGATCCACCGCTCCGTACACGCTGAGCATGACGTGCAGGATCGCCCGGACGTCGACCATGATCGACCGATCGTGCTCGCCGTCGTAGGCCAGGTCGGAGGCGAGCCCCTCGAAGTTGCCATCGAAGAGGACGCCCAGGACGCGGCCCGTGCCGTCGAGGACGGGGCTGCCCGAGTTGCCGCCCGTGGTGTCGATGTCGGCCACGAAGTCGATCGGGAGGTTGCCGAGGAAGGGGTCGACGAGCAGGTCGAGCTTCCGGCCGGCGAGCTGCGCCTTCACCTCGTCGCGCAGCGCGTAGTCGGGGTGGTCGGTCACCGCCGCCATCATCGATCCGGCCGTGGTCGCGTAGCCGAGCCGGCTCCCGCGGCCGTAGGGGAAGTAGCCGAGGACACGCCCGTGCGTGAAGCGCAGGGTCGCGTTGGCGTCGGC
This DNA window, taken from Acidobacteriota bacterium, encodes the following:
- a CDS encoding tetratricopeptide repeat protein — translated: MRGRTTLPPRSWGHAAVFERWYRLGVELARSGEYAQALDPLERALAHARLQPGLGVTPHLRSFYGLALAHAEGDLDRGRRLCEEAVRACPMEAELYVNAARVYLLLPRKDLAVEALETALALEPDCAPAQRLLASLGRRRPPVFSFLPRQHPLNRYAGLLRARLLPSSRQRPGRSS